A genomic stretch from Arachis stenosperma cultivar V10309 chromosome 3, arast.V10309.gnm1.PFL2, whole genome shotgun sequence includes:
- the LOC130968543 gene encoding 40S ribosomal protein S10-1-like yields the protein MIIPEKNRKEICKYLFQEGVCYAKKDFNLAKHPEIEVPNLQVIKLMQSFKSKEYVRETFAWMHYYWFLTNDGIEHLRTYLNLPSEIVPATLKKQPKAPGRPFGGPPGDRPRGPPRFEGERRFGDRDGYRGGPRGPGGDFGGDKGGAPADYKPSFGGAGGRPGFGRGSGSFGGAPPSSSNLP from the exons ATG ATCATTCCGGAGAAGAACCGCAAAGAGATCTGCAAATATCTCTTCCAAG AGGGAGTTTGCTATGCAAAGAAGGACTTCAACCTGGCGAAGCACCCTGAGATTGAGGTGCCAAATCTACAGGTGATTAAGCTGATGCAGAGTTTCAAGTCAAAGGAGTATGTGAGGGAGACATTTGCTTGGATGCACTATTATTGGTTTCTCACCAATGATGGCATTGAACACCTCAGAACCTACCTCAATCTTCCTTCGGAAATTGTACCTGCCACTCTAAAGAAACAACCAAAGGCTCCAGGTCGTCCAtttggtggtccacctggcgaTCGCCCTAG GGGTCCTCCACGCTTTGAAGGAGAGCGTAGGTTTGGTGACCGTGATGGATACCGTGGAGGTCCCCGTGGTCCTGGTGGTGATTTTGGAGGTGATAAGGGAGGGGCACCTGCAGATTACAAGCCTTCTTTTGGG GGTGCTGGTGGAAGACCAGGCTTTGGCCGAGGTTCTGGCAGTTTTGGTGGGGCACCACCTTCTAGCTCAAATCTTCCATGA